A single window of Candidatus Eisenbacteria bacterium DNA harbors:
- a CDS encoding electron transfer flavoprotein subunit alpha/FixB family protein: ESVVSRGKDIDKELPGHDTSSCTQFEEIRTGESMNNIGIYVELKDAKIKKASFEILSLVNSYNNKDSSLIVTTIVAASNVDHFVDQLSEYGANEIVHIPGLEEKPYNAHLYAKCLAEIVRTNNISTFIGSHTIQGCDLLPRVAAELKAPMATDCISIDIENSKAKRPMYGGKIIAEVVLKGNCRVYSLRPNSITLRKAENRTSPLVKAFNAVEIPLLTRVREVLKSATKEIDLTEADIIISGGRGMKSKENFALLEDFAREFSAAIGASRAAVDSGYAKQSMQVGQTGKTVSPKVYIACGISGAIQHFAGMKTSKVIIAINRDVNAPIFKKADYGIVGDLFQIIPILKRELLNISKQ, from the coding sequence GAAAGTGTCGTGTCCCGGGGCAAAGACATAGACAAGGAACTTCCGGGACACGACACTAGCTCATGCACACAATTTGAGGAGATTAGGACAGGTGAAAGTATGAACAACATTGGAATCTATGTTGAATTGAAGGACGCCAAGATAAAGAAAGCCAGTTTTGAGATCCTAAGTTTGGTCAATTCATACAATAATAAGGATTCCTCCCTGATTGTAACTACGATTGTGGCCGCTTCGAATGTTGACCATTTTGTTGACCAACTTTCAGAATATGGAGCAAATGAGATAGTACACATTCCTGGTCTTGAGGAGAAGCCATACAATGCTCACTTGTATGCAAAATGTTTGGCGGAGATTGTTAGAACAAATAACATTTCAACCTTTATTGGCTCGCATACCATTCAAGGATGTGATTTACTGCCAAGAGTTGCCGCTGAATTGAAGGCGCCAATGGCAACAGATTGCATTTCCATAGACATTGAAAACTCAAAAGCGAAGAGGCCAATGTATGGAGGAAAAATCATTGCAGAAGTTGTGTTGAAAGGTAATTGCAGGGTTTATTCTCTAAGGCCCAACTCGATAACCCTAAGAAAGGCTGAAAATAGAACAAGCCCGTTGGTTAAGGCTTTCAACGCTGTTGAGATTCCTCTTCTAACGAGAGTAAGAGAAGTGTTGAAGAGTGCAACAAAGGAGATAGATCTAACGGAAGCAGACATCATTATTTCCGGCGGCCGGGGAATGAAAAGCAAAGAGAATTTTGCCTTGCTGGAAGATTTTGCGAGGGAATTCAGTGCTGCGATCGGAGCTTCCAGGGCGGCTGTCGATTCTGGTTATGCTAAACAGTCTATGCAAGTTGGGCAGACCGGGAAAACGGTAAGTCCAAAAGTGTATATCGCCTGCGGAATATCTGGTGCCATTCAACATTTTGCAGGAATGAAAACATCAAAAGTAATTATTGCAATAAACAGGGATGTAAATGCACCTATTTTCAAGAAAGCTGACTATGGAATCGTTGGAGATCTCTTTCAGATAATTCCAATATTGAAAAGAGAGTTATTGAACATTTCTAAGCAATAG